The genomic stretch CTTCATTTGAGGATGTCCGGGCATTTCAGTTTCTTTTTCGCTATGTCAATGTTCACCTTGTGCGAAAGATCGAGCAGACAGAGATGCGTTTCGATTTTCTTAAATATTTCAAAATTGCTCTTGAGAACATGCACAGGCATAAAGACAGGGTATATGTTCATCTTGGCCCGGTTGTAAGTCCGGATCTATGCGTGCTTATCGCGGATTTTTTTATGCGTGTAAATTCCGTCAAATGGAGCATTATTTCAGGTAGTTGCGGGGGAAAGCTGGTAATAGTTTTTAGAAATGATGGTATATGCAAGAATGCCGGAGATGTGGCAAAAAAGAGTTTTGGCGCCATTGGTTTGGCCGGGGGGCATAAAAGCATGGCCCGTGCCGAGATTCCGATCGCTGATTTAAATGGAATTGTAAGCATTGAGGATGATGAGAAATTATTAACATGGATCATCAGAAAAATCGAAAAAAAAGTTGTGGGTTAGTGACACTTAACACGGTTCGCAAAAAGTGATTTTTGGACTTTTTACGAATTCATTTATGAATTTATAAATAAGGTTTTTTAATAACTTGGATATATCTGTGACCATACTGGGCTCAGGCACATGCGTGCCTTCCCTTAAGAGAAGTTCATGCTCTGTTTTGATGGAAACAGGGGGGACAAAGTTGCTGTTTGATTGCGGGCCCGGCACAATGAGAAGGCTTCTTGAGGCCGGCACAAAAATTTTCGACATTTCCTTTATTTTTTTCAGCCACTTACATCCTGATCATACAGGAGAGCTGGTTTCCTTCCTGTTTGCCACAAAGTACCCGGAGATAGAGCGCCGTCAAAAACCGCTTACGATCGTGGCGGGGAGTGGGTTCTCTGAGTTTTACACCAGGCTTAAAAATGTCTATGGAGAATGGATAGAGCTTAAGCCGGGGCTGCTTAATATTGTTGAGATGGATAACAAGGCAAAGGATTCCATCGATTTCGGCGATTTTACCGTGAAGTCGATTCCGGTAGAGCATAGTGATGAAAGCATAGCCTATCGAATAACCGGTTCAGGTGGAAAATCGGTTGTCTATTCAGGTGATACTGATTTTTCCGATAACCTTGTTACTCTGGCAAAAAATGCGGATATTCTTATTTGCGAATCTGCTCTTCCTGACGAATTAAAGGTTGCAGGCCATCTGACCCCATCACTTGCAGGCCGAATTGCGAGACAGGCAAATGTCAAAAAACTGGTTTTGACCCACTTTTATCCTGAATGCGATCAGGTGGATATTGAAAAGCAGTGCCGCAAGACCTGGCCGGGCCCTTTGATTTTAGCTGAGGACATGATGAAGATAGAACTTGCTTAAGCAGTATCAAGTATTATTTGTGAAATATCAGGATTAGAAAAGTTGGGTGATATAATGAAAAAAGGGTTAATCACAGCAGGGCTGATTTTAATCGTTTTAGCGGCAACCGTGTGGAGCGGTGAGCTAAAAGAAAAGGAGAATTTTGTGTATATCATTCAAACAAATTTAGGTGATATTGAAGTGGAACTGTTTCAAAACGATGCGCCTGAAACTGTCGCTAATTTTATCGGCCTGGCTGAAGGCACAAAGGAATTTAAAGATGCCCGGACCGGCGAAAAAGTCAAAAAGCCTTTTTATGACGGCCTGATTTTTCACAGAGCAATCAAGGATTTCATGATTCAGGGCGGTTGCCCGATGGGCGACGGCAGAGGAGGGCCGGGCTACTCTTTTGCTGATGAGATCAACGCTGCAGCTCTGGGTCTCGACAAGTTAAACGCAGTGGATTCTAAAAAGGGCCCGCATCCTTTTCTTATGATTCGCAGCCAGGAGGAATATCAGAATATCATTCTTGCGCCGCTGTTTCAAAAGATGGGTATTACTTCCCAGAAAGAGCTTGATCAGAGACGGCATGAAG from Anaerolineae bacterium encodes the following:
- a CDS encoding peptidylprolyl isomerase, which encodes MKKGLITAGLILIVLAATVWSGELKEKENFVYIIQTNLGDIEVELFQNDAPETVANFIGLAEGTKEFKDARTGEKVKKPFYDGLIFHRAIKDFMIQGGCPMGDGRGGPGYSFADEINAAALGLDKLNAVDSKKGPHPFLMIRSQEEYQNIILAPLFQKMGITSQKELDQRRHEVKDKLNSFTVKEIYENMGYSYSDKGSPHSPVRGSLAMANSGPDTNGSQFFINLVDTDWLTGKHTVFGRVIKGMDVVDKIGAVNVDVGSKPVEDVKIISIRSNVSR
- a CDS encoding ribonuclease Z, producing the protein MTILGSGTCVPSLKRSSCSVLMETGGTKLLFDCGPGTMRRLLEAGTKIFDISFIFFSHLHPDHTGELVSFLFATKYPEIERRQKPLTIVAGSGFSEFYTRLKNVYGEWIELKPGLLNIVEMDNKAKDSIDFGDFTVKSIPVEHSDESIAYRITGSGGKSVVYSGDTDFSDNLVTLAKNADILICESALPDELKVAGHLTPSLAGRIARQANVKKLVLTHFYPECDQVDIEKQCRKTWPGPLILAEDMMKIELA